In a single window of the Pseudopipra pipra isolate bDixPip1 chromosome Z, bDixPip1.hap1, whole genome shotgun sequence genome:
- the ZNF367 gene encoding zinc finger protein 367, whose translation MAERLPPGAPSVIFCQDSPKRVLVSVIKTTPIKPSPAWGGGEEPMPVPPVPTSPGFSDFMVYPWRWGENAHNVTLSPGGGDSTAGPSALPPPRGAAGRAPAGDEEPAESGGRHRHRKDGIKRGRPRADTVRDLISEGEHSSSRIRCNICNRVFPRGKSLQAHKRTHTGERPYLCDYPDCGKAFVQSGQLKTHQRLHTGEKPFVCSENGCLSRFTHANRHCPKHPYARLKREELTDRLTKKQTADNKAVAEWLAKYWETREQRALALKTKAMQKTDQEQQDPMEYLQSDEEDDEEKSSSHSAACLRRLQEQRERMHGALALIELANLAVAPLRQ comes from the exons ATGGCGGAGCGGCTGCCGCCGGGAGCCCCCTCGGTGATTTTTTGCCAGGACTCGCCGAAGCGCGTCCTGGTCTCCGTTATCAAAACCACCCCGATCAAACCCTCCCCGGCATGGGGCGGGGGCGAGGAGCCGATGCCCGTCCCGCCGGtccccaccagcccaggcttcAGCGACTTCATGGTCTACCCGTGGCGCTGGGGCGAGAACGCGCACAACGTGACCCTCAGCCCCGGGGGCGGCGACAGCACCGCCGGCCCCtcggcgctgccgccgccccgcggggccgcgggcagAGCCCCCGCCGGGGACGAGGAGCCGGCGGAGAGCGGCGGCCGCCACCGGCACCGCAAG GATGGGATCAAACGTGGCCGGCCGAGAGCAGACACCGTCCGAGACCTGATCAGCGAAGGAGAGCACTCCTCCAGCAGGATACGCTGCAATATCTGCAACAGGGTCTTCCCACGAGGGAAGTCACTGCAGGCCCACAAGCGCACTCACACGG GTGAAAGGCCCTATTTATGTGACTACCCAGATTGTGGGAAAGCCTTTGTACAGAGTGGGCAGCTCAAAACTCACCAGCGTCTCCACACGGGAGAGAAACCGTTTGTCTGCTCAGAGAATG GCTGTTTGAGCAGATTCACACATGCAAACCGTCACTGCCCAAAACATCCCTATGCCCGGCTGAAGAGGGAGGAGCTCACAGACAGGCTGACCAAGAAGCAGACGGCTGACAATAAAGCTGTGGCTGAGTGGCTAGCAAA ATACTGGGAGACCAGAGAGCAGCGCGCTCTTGCTTTGAAGACCAAAGCGATGCAGAAAACggaccaggagcagcaggacccGATGGAGTATCTCCAGTCTGATGAGGAGGACGATGAAGAGAAGAGCAGCTCTCACTCAGCTGCCTGCCTGCGCCGGCTGCAGGAGCAGCGCGAGCGCATGCACGGAGCGCTGGCTCTCATTGAGCTGGCAAACTTAGCTGTGGCACCCCTGAGACAGTAG